cccaaatgcaaaaaacccccttggacccaggaaggagcacttgggaattcctttctGTGAGGTACCCTCAAACCCTTTCACACACATCCTccccccggggaagagctgagaaagaaaacaaaggaaatgagctgttgctaccagctaatcaaacgaCATGCACAAActtcttaggacaccaaaaatccaatcctgttcttaaaaaaggtaaattttattaaaaacaaaaaggaagaaaatacatctggaacttagggttttgctagattttaaaagagcaattccaaaaattaagcatccAAAATAGTTTTCTTGGTGGttatcttaaaggttacaagcaagcaaaagcatctggggttaacacagaggagtccacaagccttaaaaaataaacagaaataaacctaattgcatcttcctaaACATTCCTAATTTACATACATGTTTGGGTTGTTAAAAGgagttctagatatgatctgatggttttcatatctggttcaaactttacacagcattcctgctgcccatctcttcagcccagagagaacaacagacaaagggaaagtttctttccccattttaaaaagttctagccttcccattggcccttttggtcaggtgcccactttttttttctttatctggaagactttttaactctttacaggtaaagcaagtagagaacagctccACAAAGGggttttacagctaactggctagctgagtgtccatcaaagggagctaccctgaCCCCCTGACCCCACTTCATTTATTATAGGCCATGTGACAAGAAACCATCTAACCAGGGAGAGAAGGTTTTCACAAAAGAGGAGCTGTGCATTATGTTCTGGAAAAGGTGAGACTTGGACTACACATgtcttatatatatattttatttgcttGAGTAAACAGAGGCAACTGAATTCCAGTGCAGTCAATATGGCACATTTTGTGTCAGTTTTGCAAAGAGTGACTCAGCTGCTGCACCCACAAAAATGTGCACCCTCCTGCACAATACCGAACCGAGCATGACACAGTTTTTGCAATATCATGCCCATGGATATGCCGTCACCTGATCTATGTATGCAAATATCCACTTAATTGAgcaaatgggggaggggcagaggttgTGAGTGCATTGCATCCATGGGCATTTTTTTGCCCGCACTTTCAATACACCCTCTGTTGATAATTTAGTTGTGTATGTTTAAACAGTGCTATTTGACTGTTTAACAATCCGCAAGCAGGGAGTGGAGGAGGTAGTCGTCCACTCATAGGCTCCGACTACATGGATCTccatggctggagcacccatggaaaaaaattagcaggtgcttagcatccactggcagcctgcgtcccctgctccctccagcgCTTCTCGCTTGCTGGCGGCCCCGCTGATccactcctccacctccctcccagtgcttcccgcccACCACGATCTGCTGTTCACAGGCATGCAAGAGCaacggggagtggggaggaggagtggggatggggcgtgcttggggtagggggcggaaagaggtggggaagaggcagggcaggggtggagcagagaTGGGAAGAGGAAGGGTGAGGGtcggggtttgggggaaggggaggagtgggggagggcttggggtggagggggggtcgagcaccccctgtgggagagaggaagttggtgcctatgagtGCACTGGCATTGCCTGTTAGCTTCCACATAAGCTATGGATGCAACCTGCTATACGAACACTGCAGAAATCTGACCAGCAGAGGAAATACAAAAGATATGGGAGAGAGATTGTCATGCAGCACTCTCTTTCCTTTACAGGCAATTCTTGGGACTCAAGGCCTTACTGTATAATAAGAATGTACACATTCTATCCACTATTTGGGAGCCAAAATTTAACAAAGAGTTCTATCTGAAACAGCTTTAGTCAAAAAGTTCCTAAGAAGAGTCACACTAATTATGGGTGTTTAAGATCATGTTAATGAGACACCCATTATATCCTCTCCCCAGAGCTCACTCATTCCCTTTGCTGTTCTGCTGCATTTTGCTGCTGACTGAACATGAATCTCACATGGGAACCCTCAAACAAAAACAGCTTCCGTAAGTCTATCCCCTGAGCTCTGTCTGATGTCCTGCACAGTGTTCAGGaacttttaaaacattgtttaagCATCTGTCAAATCACACCCCCTATATAAACTAAAccctgaaattatttttaaaaatcactttgaaTCTGGGAAAAAAGAAGACGCTACCATGCTGCATGGCATGGCACATGAAGGGCAGAATGGTAGAGTTCCTGAATAACAAGGACTAGAAGACCAGATTCTCCAGTCTGCTTTGTCCTCCATAAGTGGAAGCAGCACAAAGTGGCCTTCGAGCCTATGGAGGTTGGCAGCCTTGAGTTCCCTTTCAACAAGGAAATTTTGCATTGGCATAAAGCTGGCAGGGGTAGCACAACTGCCTCCTGCATCAACTGCTCCCACCCCACAGTGCCCGGCCTAAGGAGAGGAagggtgcagtggggggtgggacgGTGATCCATTATGTCCAATCCATTAATATCGCTGTACAGAAATAACTTGCATTGGAGATGGGCAATTTCGCATTGGGGAGCTACAGCCAACTCTCTGTGGCTCTTCTCTCTAATCAAGCCCTACATGTCTAAGTATACAAAGGCCAGTATAACCAGACTCACTTCATTCCTTCCCGGCTCCCAGGGTCAGGGGGCGTGTCAGGGAAAAGAAGGGGATGTTCTAGAGAATGGAGATACAGGAGCCTTGACATGCACGGAGCTGACAACGGGAACCCTCGTCACCAGCCTCTGGGGGCTGACAGTGGGGCTATCAGCAGCCCTAGGCTCCCGCTGTCAGCCCCCAGTGGCTGATAAAATTGCAGgggaagcctaatattgcaggTTCTGCAATTTCCGCATTATCGCAAATTAAGTAGGGCCTTCGGTACAAGACATTTTATCAGTTTTTTATTTATTCCCAGTTTTTAAACTTTATCTTATCATTGTTGTCTCTGGATGAAGGTTCATAATTTCATAAGCAGTACAAAATTAATGTGACAAATGTGACAAATATGAATTAGCGCTAGCCCATCACCACAAGAGATCTTCTTTGTCCCACCAACAGGagccagaggctagggacactcagagcatcaGGATGCATCCTTGCCCATACTGGCTAATAACCATAGATGGACATGTCCCCCCAggaacatatctagttctttttttgaacccagtgatAATTTTGGcctttcacaacatcccatggcatcCTCCGAGCCCACACACCTTTTTTGGGACTCATACGGTTCTCAGCTGATCTCGGCTACTTTGGTAATGCATGGAGACAGAGGTGATTGCTCAGCAGCTACAACGCAAACCGAACACTGAATCAGTGAACATTCAGAACACTTTTCCGCTAGAGACTTAATTACTCATTCATTTGCGTGCATAAGACTGGCTTGGGTAGCTTGTATGTAGATAAAGATCAGTTTTTCAGCCAGAGAAAAGATTTTGGGCTTAGTTCTGTTACCCTTATTCATGCTGAGAACTAGAGTAAGGGTGGCATCTATTTTCAAACATGGGCAACTAGATAACAAATTAATGCTAAAACAGTGCACTTGGAGGCTCAAACTGGTACTTGGAGAGAAATAATATTGTAGTGAAGCTGTCAAAATGATCACTGGAAAATAGCTGGATAGAATGTACTGTATAGTTTACcaatagagcagtggtgggcaactgcTAACTACCTGGCTAACTACGTATTTGCAGGAAATAAAGTAAGAATAGAGGAATCTGGTCTGAAGATTGTACCAGTCACAATCATTTTAAATGCTTTGCGAAACCAACAATAAAATAAACCATAAATGATTGGATTACAAGTAGAATTGAAGTATCCCAGCCAGAGGAAGGCATTGTACAAGTCTTCAGGTGTTGAGAAGTTAATAAAAGGATCAGCTATCGTAAGAATAAAGAAAGGCAGCCAACAAAACAGAAACACCCCCATGACTATACTTAAAGTTTTAGTTGCTTTGCTCTCTTTTTTTGTGGAGATTTTGTTTGTCATTGCAGAGGCATATTTTATTGTACTTGGGATTTTATCCATTTGTCTTGCATGTTTTCTTGCCACTGTAAATATGTGGACATAAATCCCCACCATCACTGTACCTGGGAAAAAGAAGGCTATAAGAGAACCCAGCACTCCCCAAAGCTTGTTAAATATGAAGGCACAGAAACCACTGCAATTAGTGGAAGCCACATATTCTTCAATGCCCTCAATATTCAACTCTGAGAAAACTAGGCCAAAAGCCAATAAGAATGGGACAGACCAGCTAATTAGTAAAAACAGTCCTATCACAGGGACAGTTATTTTGGTAACATAATGCAGTGGGTCACATACTGCGTAGTAACGGTCAACAGAGATAAAACACAGATGGAAAATAGAGGTGGTACAGAGCATTATATCACAACAAGTATGGAGTTTGCAGAAGAGGTCTCCAAAATACCAGCATGACTCAACAGACCTGATCATACTGTAGGGCATAACCATGAAACTAAGCAAAAAATCTGTAGTTGCCCTGGAGCAGATCAGGAAGTTGGTTGGAGAGTGAAGCTGTTTGAAATGAGCGATGGAAATGATCACAAGCATATTTCCACCCATTGTGAGCACTATTGCTCCCACCATGAAGCTGTACATAGCCCAAAGACCTATTGTAGACCTTACATTTCTAGGACATGAATTGTTAACAAAGTCAAAGCAATACTGCACATTCTGTGGACTCCAGAGGGGGGATGAATTCATGATTAGGGATCAACGACAGTAACTTTTTCCAAAGTATTACAATACAGCCAGTcctggggaaaaaggaaaaataaacaaagtgaCATGAACAGTAGCAACATCTGAGGACCTGTGTTTCACATTAGTTGATTAACACTTAAAAATAATGGCCCTAATTCTACTCTCAGTTGCAAAAACATCAATTCAATACAATTCCCATTTACTTTAGAAGAGTTATTCCAGACTTACACCAATATAAGAgatagcagaatttggcccactgataaccaaaaaaattaaaataaaataaaaaaaatgggcTGAACCATTTCCTAAATACTTTTGAATCTTAATGTGCTCAAAAACTCTAAGTAATATTGGATATTTTTGCTAAGGAGTTTACATTCAACACTATAAGCACTATGATGAGAGGTTTGCAAAATGAAAGCCTCAAACATGTGATACTCACCTGATTTGCACAGCTCTCCTCAGAGATCTTTGTTCCTGAAAGTACTGACCATACTTTCACGAGAGACATTACAGCATCAGAGAACTCAAAATGGTTGATGCTATAAAGAGGGGgcaggcatagctcagtggtttgagcattggcctgctaaacccagggttatgagctcaatccttgaggggaccatttagggatgtgggccaaaaattggggattggttccgctttgagtagggggttaaACTACATGACCttctgtggtcccttccagccctgatattctatgattttaacgTGCAACACTTTGTCAAGGTGCCCAGACCTCAAGGTAAAAGAGTGAAAACTCACTGACACCTTCCTTATTTAGCATCCTTGCCAATAGGTCACTGAGTGAATACTTGCAGACAAGTTTCTCTTTGTAATATTAAATCCACTGAGGTGCATACCCTCAACACAAAGTTGGCTAGGATTAAGAGAAATATAATCGCATAGTGCTGAGGAGTCATTCACGTGTGCTGAACAATCTGTGCCTCAAAGCACTGAAAGATTTGAAAAAAGGTAAAAACCCACCAGTTTAGTGAACTGTATCACACGTTTATTATGGATAATTGTTATTTAATACTCTGTTTTTATTTAACCAGTATTTACTATTACAAATATACATGTGTAAGAGGAAGAAACCATATTTGTCACATTACAGTCTGCACACTCTCCTCTACATGCTATTCCTTATGCCAGCAAACTACTACACATTTCCTAGTGTATACAGTAGAATCTCGGTTAACGGACACTTTGGGAAcagaggttgttcgtaactctgaaatgtgcGTAGCTCAGagcaaaacattatggttgttctttcaaaagtttacaactgaacattgacttaatacagctttgaaactttactatgcagaagaaaaatgctgcttttaaccttCTTTTTTTATATGAAGCAAGCACTAAAACcgtttctttaccttgtcaaattcctattttaaaactttccctttattttttaggaGTTtaggtttaacacagtactgtactgtatagtatttgcttttttcccctctctagtATCAGATTATATACTattggttccaaatgaggtgtgtagttgactggtcagttcgtaactcagGTGTTCGTATGTCTAAGGTTCTACTCTAATAGAATAAAAGTGATGGAGTTTGAAGGTGGCCACTATGGCTTGAGAAGGTACATCGTATATGctagtgtgtgcatgcatacgCACATATACATAAATGTACACACATGCTATGTATATGTTATTAGCTTTTGGGAGTTTAATTAACATTATTTCACAGTAGTAACCTAAGGAATTGTATTTCCCCAGTAATTCCAACAATAGCAACATCATAAACCAGAAGACTCAAGTTTTGGGGTTTTCTCATGCTACAAGATCCCCAAATTTAATTAGATACTTAGATTATGTATACATCAGGGGCTCATTCTTCAACAGAATACAGATTTTAATCAAATCAACTATCCCCTCTGCAAGCCCCGTTTCTTCCTCCTTTCAATTCTATAGGTCCATATCCCTTCTCCTGTGTTATCTATCCCCTTTATTTGTCCCTCAcctattcctgtttttcttttctttttcccagctTGTCAGGTTCATATAAAGCTATTTCTGTACAACAGAGTACATTAAAGCTTTCTGGCATACTTTTCTAAAATCCTTTGGAAACTCCATTGCATGATAAGAATATGAACATTTACGATTATAAACATATTACAGGTTTAAAACAGGTATGCCAGGCTGATATCAAAATGTAGAGTTATTATAGTAGGGTTCTTTATCTTATATAAATAATCCTCTAATATGAAAGCAAAGCCAATTATGCTGTATATATGCTTAATTTTGTGTAGTCTTTCTTCTCTCTACTTTTGACACCAAAGATTTAGAAAATATCAGATTTATTTTAGGCTATATCCTTACCCCATTAAATTCATTGAGCACTTTAACAGTGACTTTGATGGAAGAAATATTGGACATTATGTCTAGTAAATTGTATTCCTACATGCATAGAAGCATGTGTATAACTTTTCTCCCACaagcagcaccactgaaatcaataagtcTATCCACAAGTGAATAAGAGTATTTGCAGGAAAGGATTTTATATTAGTGTATTATTGTGCTTTAGTACTTCGAAAGAATATATGACATTAACATGCATAAGAAatagcacagtgtgtgtgtgctcagtAAGAGACTGCAATCTCATGAAAAATAGCATTtctagcccagccctgcagtcCTCACATTGGTAATTATCAGCTCATTAACACCATTTACTGATGTTCTATCGGTCACTGGTGTAGCATAAGTTCTTGAAGATGATCCATCTGTCCTTCTCTATAGTCAGTTTCTGAATGATCTTGCCAGACCTTTTCAGATTCAGTTGACTTCTTTATTTTACTTAGTGGTTCAAATTATTTTTATGATACAGAGACAAACATTTCCTCTGAAAGAATAATTAGGAAACTCTTTGTCATACAGTAATTCCACTATTAAGACTGGAAAATCAAATAAATTGCAGTTCTTCTAGTATTTTACAAAATGCAGTTGGTTACATCATTACATTGGAGTAGAAGATGTTTTTACCTGACCTCTCACTATAGTTCATCTcttcactgaaaacatttttggctgagatttttgcttttgtttctagtctattatttcAGTTAGAAAAATCTTCTGATTCAAACAATGAATAGTTTTACAGCTTACCTGTAAAGTGTGTATAAATCttctttttcttattaaattGCAAAGctcatttgattattttttctccATATGACTCATTTGTGGCAAAACTcaataaaaatgcatttgaattttttcctctttttttattAGATTAACTGGGTTGCTGCTAGTATATATACAGCAGAGAAGACCTGTAGCTGTCTCTGAGGAGTTCACTAGTCTCCTATGTGTCTTTCCTTTGGCAGATTTACTCTGTAACTCTTCATTCTGCTGCTGCACCTGAAAAAAATTATGCTCAAACAACCCAGTGAGGAAATTATTCGATTTGGTTCACAGCCCTATTGGAAATGGGAGGATGAACTTTGCCTCTGCTTCAATATGTTAAATATAAAGCCATGGAAGGTCTTTTACCTTAGAAAGTTTATGGGACACAGATTGTCATTTACTCTGCTCAGTAGGACTGGTTGGAAATGTTCTGTCAAAACAGTTTTTTATTAGAAAACTGGGGTTTTGGCTAAACACttttgtgtctgtgtgcgtgtgtttggGTGTGCAATAAGTGTCtgttttcagtggaaattttcaATTTCTCATCTAAAAACTGAACGGCCAcaagccaaaatatttcagttctgaaaTGCTGCCACAGTACCTCATGGGAATTGTAATTCCCATGTCTGGCACTCCGGTTCTCCTCTCTTCACACGCCACTCCAATTCTCCACAGCCAGACttcatctcccataatgcaccatcaCCATGGAACTCTCATGCTATTTAACCACCACTCAGCCAAAGGGGAGACTGTGGCACATCACAGAAGATACAGTTCAACCAGGGAGCGCagcctatagaggagaatggggcctGAGGTACTTGAACTAGAGCCCCCAGGAGGCGTTAGAGTGGCAAAAAACCACAAGCATTTTGCAACCAAAATGAATGATTTTTCACTTTCACTGATATTTTCCATGGGGGAAACCCCTTATTTTCTAGTGTTGATGGGACCCTAACCTGTCTGAGGGATCTCTAGGTTCCACAGATAAACGCAAGTAAAAACAGGCAGAACATATCTTAGCCTTTACATTACATAACCAAGGGAGGAAAGTAAGGGAGAAATCTCCAGATCTGCTGTTATCAAAGACTGGAAGTAGGAGCAATACAGAGGAGAGGTGTCAGCAGGCCAACAGTGACAAAAGGCTCCGAAGGGCTTTGAGAACTGGCCCAAAATAACTCAAGATTTTGGGTCACATTAGGTTTTAGGGTGATTCCAAATTTTTAAACCAAAGTTATTAAtactaatattattattaatgggGGAGCAGTAGGGTGGGAGAAATGTTGTATTAAGCAGAagtgtgagctgctgagcatatAGCTTCTGGCTAAATGACAAAGGGAGTAACCAGGGCAGAGATGGCAATTCTTGGAGGGTGAAAATGGCTGCTCTTCACAATGTGGTCAAGCAGCCCAGAACATGTACAGCAGGTATATGGATCACCAAATAAAAACTATGCAATAACATGTGCCAGCCATAAATAAGAGGAAACCTGAATGATCCTTTTTAGAGGAAATGTCCATTTCAGAGCCAGAGTAAAATCATAATACCTCTTTGCT
This genomic window from Eretmochelys imbricata isolate rEreImb1 chromosome 3, rEreImb1.hap1, whole genome shotgun sequence contains:
- the LOC144262117 gene encoding trace amine-associated receptor 4-like; protein product: MNSSPLWSPQNVQYCFDFVNNSCPRNVRSTIGLWAMYSFMVGAIVLTMGGNMLVIISIAHFKQLHSPTNFLICSRATTDFLLSFMVMPYSMIRSVESCWYFGDLFCKLHTCCDIMLCTTSIFHLCFISVDRYYAVCDPLHYVTKITVPVIGLFLLISWSVPFLLAFGLVFSELNIEGIEEYVASTNCSGFCAFIFNKLWGVLGSLIAFFFPGTVMVGIYVHIFTVARKHARQMDKIPSTIKYASAMTNKISTKKESKATKTLSIVMGVFLFCWLPFFILTIADPFINFSTPEDLYNAFLWLGYFNSTCNPIIYGLFYCWFRKAFKMIVTGTIFRPDSSILTLFPANT